The following is a genomic window from Lysinibacillus sp. G4S2.
TACCTTCACGTTTTGCTGTTTTGAAAGACGTGCCACAGCCGCATGATGCGATTGCATTTGGATTGTCGATGGTGAAGCCACCGCCCATTAGCGATTGTTTATAGTCAATTTTTGTCCCCATTATAATCGGCGCATCTTCACGGGAAACAAGAATTGTTAAACCATGTTGTACATCTTCAAAATCATCTTCTTTTTTCTCTTTATCAAAATGCATGCCATACGATAGGCCGCTGCATCCGCCTCCATTAACAACTACTCGTAAAAAGGATCCTTGCTCTTCATTGTGCTCCATCATTTCATTAATGTGAAAGATGGCAGCTTCAGTAACTTCAATTACTTGCTTACTTGTCATCCCAATCACCTTCCTTCTTCTTATTATCATATCAATTTTGACTATTGTATGACAAACATTCAGCTTCGATAAGAATTTAGCTCATTACCAAAAGTTAAGAATGACATTTGTTAAAAAGTATACTATGTAGTTGATTGGAGTGGTGGCTGGGCGCCTTCTTGGGCTTACCCGATCACTTTTCACGGATACCTGATCACTTCTGATGCTTACCCGATCACTTTTCACGGATACCTGATCACTTCTGATGCTTACCCGATCACTTTTCACGGATACCTGATCACTTCTGATGCTTACCCGATCACTTTTCACGGATACCTGATCACTTCTGATGCTTACCCGATCACCTTTCACGGATACCTGATCACTTCTGATGCTTACCCGATCACTTTTCACGGATACCTGATCACTTCTGATGCTTACCCGATCACTTTTCACGGATACCTGATCACTTCTGATGCTTACCCGATCACTTTTCACGGATACCTGATCACTTCTGATGCTTACCCGATCACTTTTCACGGATACCTGATCACTTCTGATGCTTACCCGATCACTTTTCAGGGACGCCCCTATGAAAGCGCCCAATCGGAATGGAGATCAACCGCACGTTATGGTAACAAGCTGGATTTTTAGTAAAAATTCTAATATTTTTCACATTTATAGCACTTTTTACTCACGCTCGGAAAATATTTGTCGGTATAATAGTTATAACAAGCTGATGAAAGAGGTATAAAATATGGAGATTTCACCTTATTACGAAAAAAAAATTCAATGTCATAATTGCAAAAAAGAATTTCCAACATTAAAAGTACGCTCTAAATTCATTAAAGTAGATCATACAGAAACAGATTTTCACCCGATCTATGCCGATGGTGTAAATGCGCTTTATTATAATGTGTTTGTTTGTGAGCATTGCGGCTTTTCATTTACCGAAGACTTTACACAATATTTTGCACCTGGCACACAAGAGGAAATTCACACGCAAATTACAGAAAAATGGATTCATCATGATTTTAAGGGAGAACGCACTGTATTCCAAGCGATACAAGCTTATAAATTGGCGTTTCTTTGCGGTACGATTAAAAAAGAGAAATTTGTCGCTATAGCTGGGCTTACATTACGTCTTGCGTGGTTATATCGTTCCCTTAAGAACGAAGGCCAGGAGCAACGCTTTATGACAATGGCTAGGGATTACTATATGGATTCCTATTCAACAGAAGATTACAGCTCAACGCAAATGTCAGATGTACGAATTATGTATATGATTGCCGAATTATCACGACGTATCGGTGATTTAGAAAATGCTACACGCTTCTTTTCAAAGGTCATTGAAAAGCAAAGTATTGGTGGAGAGGCAAAAATCATTGAAATGGCTAAAGAGCAATGGGCCATTATTCGAGAGGAAAAAGAACACGCTCACCAATAGATACAAAAAAAGTTCTAGTCTGAGTAATCAGCTAGAACTTTTTATAATCGATCGATTAGAATACTTGCTCCACTTCAATAATACCTGGTACTTCTTCTAATAATGCGCGTTCGATACCAGCTTTCAGTGTAATTGTTGAACTTGGGCAACTACCACATGCACCTAATAAACGTAATTTTACAATGCCGTCTTCTACATCTACTAATTCACAGTCTCCACCGTCACGTAGTAAGAATGGGCGTAATTTATCTAATACCTCTTGAACTTGATCGTTAATTGTTACTTCAGCCATTTGTCTCGACTCCTTTCCTTATAATGATTATAATGTTAGCAACAGAAAAAATCCAATATAGAATCACAAGGAGCGGAAATACTATGGGACAAACGAAACCGATGATTGAAATTTACGGAACAGCGGTAATTTGCGCAAGCTGTGTCAACGCGCCATCTTCAAAGGATACATATGAGTGGCTACAAGCAGCCATAGATCGAAAATATCCAAACCAAGCATATGATATTCGCTATATCGATATAGAAGGACCAATTGAGAATGAACGCGATCAAGATTATGCTACACGTATTCAAGACGATGAATTTTTCTATCCACTTGTCCTTATAAATGAGGAAGTCGTGGGCGAAGGCTATGTGCAATTAAAGCCTGTATTTACTGCACTCGAAAACCTAGGCTTCACGCCAGACGAAACTGTATAAAACTTTAATCAGTGAGGGTTTTCTTCTATCCTCCTCTGATTATTAGTATTCACCAATTGGAATAAAAAATAAGGGGTTGTTTCGAAATTTCGAAGCAATCCCCTTTTTGTAGCTTGTCTTTAACCACACAAGCTTATTAATCATTTTGACGTTTGTAATACCATAATAATCCTGATTTCATTAAGCGAGCGATACGTCCTGTTACTGTTGTATCTGCTAAATATACAAAGCCTTGTTTTTTACCAAGAGCTCCCATGAAACCTTTTAATTTAATATCTGGCATTTTCTCAGGTAATTGTTCGCCTTTCCAACGCATGCGAAGTACTTTAACAATCTGCTCTGCTTGTTCCTCTGCTAATTGCGCAGTTGGAGGTAATTCTGAAGAAGCACTGTCACCTACAACATACACATGCTCATCATCAAGAACATTAAAGTATTGTGTTACAAGCGGACGACCTTGTTTGTCTTTCTCAACACCCATGTCACGGACAATTTTGACTGGTTGTACCCCAGCAGTCCATACGACTTTATCAAGTAAAATTTCATCTTCATGATTATAAATTTTATCTGGTCCAACTTTTGTAATATTTGAATTGGCAATAACCTCAACATCGTTTTTGACAAACCAAGCTTTCACATATTTACTCAACTTCTCAGGGAAGTCTTTCAAAATACGTGGACCACGGTCAAATAATTTTATTTTTAAATCTGCGCGGCTTTCACGTAACTCACTTGCAAGCTCAATACCACTTAAGCCAGCGCCTACAATCCCGACCGTAGAATCTGCTGGTAAACCACAAAGTGCTTGGAACGTTGCACGTGATTTTGCCATTGTTTGAATGCTATATGTGTACTCCTCTGCACCTGGTACACCATGATATTTATCTTCACAGCCAAGACCAATTACTAAATCATCATATTCAATACGTTGCCCATCTTCTAAAATGACTACTTTTTCCACACGATTAATTTCAACGACCTCTCCATATACAGCCGTTAAACGTTCATGCTCTGGGAAGCTTACACGAATTTCTTTATCTGTTGCAGTTCCTGCTGCTAATGCGTAAAATTCTGTTTTTAAACTATGGAAAGGGGCTCTATCTACTAACACCATTTCTGTGTCTAATGGAAGGTTTGGTAATAAACGAAGCATGACACGCATATTGCCGTAGCCGCCACCTAAAAGTACTAATTTTCCCATAATAGTCTCCTTTTATATCTCTTATATTAATTGTTCACAAAGTATCCACAAATGAGTATAACCGATTGTGAGAAGTTTCACAATATCATAATGCAATTTTGTGAAAGATTTCACAAAATAAATGATAACTTGCTTTTTTCGAACGTTTTTTGAATCATTTGGACTTCGACAAATTGTCGCTATCGCTCAAA
Proteins encoded in this region:
- a CDS encoding iron-sulfur cluster assembly accessory protein; protein product: MTSKQVIEVTEAAIFHINEMMEHNEEQGSFLRVVVNGGGCSGLSYGMHFDKEKKEDDFEDVQHGLTILVSREDAPIIMGTKIDYKQSLMGGGFTIDNPNAIASCGCGTSFKTAKREGTPEVCD
- a CDS encoding DUF2225 domain-containing protein yields the protein MEISPYYEKKIQCHNCKKEFPTLKVRSKFIKVDHTETDFHPIYADGVNALYYNVFVCEHCGFSFTEDFTQYFAPGTQEEIHTQITEKWIHHDFKGERTVFQAIQAYKLAFLCGTIKKEKFVAIAGLTLRLAWLYRSLKNEGQEQRFMTMARDYYMDSYSTEDYSSTQMSDVRIMYMIAELSRRIGDLENATRFFSKVIEKQSIGGEAKIIEMAKEQWAIIREEKEHAHQ
- a CDS encoding YuzD family protein, giving the protein MGQTKPMIEIYGTAVICASCVNAPSSKDTYEWLQAAIDRKYPNQAYDIRYIDIEGPIENERDQDYATRIQDDEFFYPLVLINEEVVGEGYVQLKPVFTALENLGFTPDETV
- a CDS encoding NAD(P)/FAD-dependent oxidoreductase, encoding MGKLVLLGGGYGNMRVMLRLLPNLPLDTEMVLVDRAPFHSLKTEFYALAAGTATDKEIRVSFPEHERLTAVYGEVVEINRVEKVVILEDGQRIEYDDLVIGLGCEDKYHGVPGAEEYTYSIQTMAKSRATFQALCGLPADSTVGIVGAGLSGIELASELRESRADLKIKLFDRGPRILKDFPEKLSKYVKAWFVKNDVEVIANSNITKVGPDKIYNHEDEILLDKVVWTAGVQPVKIVRDMGVEKDKQGRPLVTQYFNVLDDEHVYVVGDSASSELPPTAQLAEEQAEQIVKVLRMRWKGEQLPEKMPDIKLKGFMGALGKKQGFVYLADTTVTGRIARLMKSGLLWYYKRQND